The following DNA comes from Macaca thibetana thibetana isolate TM-01 chromosome 14, ASM2454274v1, whole genome shotgun sequence.
TCCCACCTACAGCACGGCACACTGGACTTACCCACGTCACAGCTGGTGAGCTGGGACAGAGAACAGCCACTTGGCTTTGATTCTGATTCTCTTGGTGGGGCAGGGAAATTCTAAGAGTGGCAAAAGCTACCCTAGCAGATCACCGTTCGCTAAGGGCAGACCCTGCTCATGAGCAGCTAGCGAGCTGTCAGGAAATCCAGCCGCCCCATCCCAGGCTGGAGGCCTTGACAGGGATCCTGAAACCGGCGGTACTGGGACTAACCAGCATATCCGAAATGAAAGAATCACCAACAGGAATGGAAAATTCTTTGTAATATGGAAGTTGTAAAGTCAAGTGTTTTAACGGGATTACCTTAGAAACAAGAGGACTGCTTTTTAAAGACACAAGATCCCGCTGCCTTGACAATTCTGTTATCAGAAAGATAGTGGTTTTGATACAAAATAGTAAGAAACTGTAGAACTGCAGGACCCATAATCCTTACAAGGAAGATTTAGAGTGCTGTGTGTCCGTCACTCATGAGCACCAAACAGATATTATCTCAATTCGTCCTGGCAACCATCACTGTCCCTACTTAGCAGTCTCAGAGAGGAGACTCAACTCACGCAGGGGCCAAGAGCTGGACCACGGCCAACCAGGTCTCCCCACCCCGACCCCAGCAACGCCTCTCCCCGCCACGCCACCCCGCCTGACCCTAGTGTCCAGGTCTGCCGCGGTGGCCTCCAAGGAAACAGGACAAAACAGCCTCGCTGCCAACTGCGGGGGCAGCAGAACGACATAGTGGTTGAGCACGGGCTCTGGTGCCGGATGGCGGGGGTTCATATCCCAGTTCTCCCACACCTCCCTGCTTTGCTCCGGGTTCCTGGGCCTCTGAGCTGGTCTCCTCCGCTGTGGAGTAACAGTGAGACTGCTCATCTGCACAGATTCCTTCTGTGCTGGACACGGTTCCAACTTTCCAGCTACTCCCGTAGGAGTTCGTTTAGTGGAAACAACAGGATCTTGCTCAGACTGATAgtgaggaagaaatggaaataccTGTGCAGGGCCCAAGCCCGGCCTGGTGCGGGAGAGGTATCAATAAATGCAGCTTGAGTTCAGAAGCAGCTGGTCTGTGGCTCACTCAGCCTGGCTTCCTGCTGGGTCTTCACAGTGCTGGGCTACCTTCCCGGAGAGAACCGAACTCCAGGCTGCGCCGATGCCTGTGGTCCACCAGGGCAGAGCAGCGGCCCATCAGGATGCTTCGGAGGTGGATGCGTCCGAGTTCCATGACATCGGGGACATGGCCCCACTCCTGTTCTGGAGGTCCCGGGCCTGCTGCACCTCTTGTACCAGGTCGGCCACCAGGTTCATCTGGCAGGCCCTGAGAGCCGCCACCAGGCAGGCCACCGTGGCGTTCTCCTTCTCTGCGTTCTTCCAGGTTCTCAGTGACTCCCGCACGCGCTCTGTCAGGTTGCGGGGGTATCTGTCCTCGATGCTGTCGATCTTGGCGTCTGAGACTTTGAGCTGACGAGCCAGCCTTCTCCAGTCTTTCCCCACATTATCACATATGACGTTAAATGCTGCACACAGGTCTGAGAAGGAAAGAACAGAGCGGTTTACCGGGGGTTTGGAGACAAGCAACCCCACAACCCTCCCCAGGGCTTTTCAGCACTGACGCCGAGTGCTCAGGGGACAGAGGTACCTACACGAGCTCCTCCGTAGAGGCTAGAGTCACCTGGCAGCAGAGGGGCTGTCACCAAATGCCCAAGAGTGGCCTGATTCCACCTCAGGCAAACCCCCTGCTCTCCAATACTATCCTAGGAGGTGTGGCCCACTGAAGACTCAAGTGCCAAAGGAAGTTGCAGTAGAGCTACCTACTGAGGGCAGGAGACACTGAGGGACGGGCTGGGGAGTTGTCGGAGGGAAGAAAATAGGGTTGATCCCACATCCTGCCCTACAGCAGGTTGAATGATGTCACCTCAAGGGATGTTCATGTGAAACTGCTGAAACCATGAAGGTTAACTtctttggaaaaagggtctttgcaaaGGAAAGCTGAGGGTCTTGAGAGATCATCCTGGATGACCTGGATGCACCAGTGACAGGCATCCTTGTAGGAGACACACAGGGAAGGCTGTGTGAGCCTGGAGTGAAGCGGCCACAAGTCAAAGAATGCCTGGAGCCACCACAAAGCGGAAGAGACGTGGAAGGACCCTCCCCAACAACATTTAGAGGGTGTGCGGGTCTGTGGCACCCTGCTTGTTCAGCTTTCTGGCCTCCAGACTGAGGGGATAGACTTCTATTGCTTTAGGCCACCAGATTTGTGATCATTTGTTATGGCAATCACAGGAAACTAGCAGGCACTCCAATTGTTATTTTGAAAGCtgccccggccgggcgcggtggctcaagcctgtaatcccagcacttagggaggccgagacaggcggatcatgaggtcaggagatcgagaccgtcctggctaacacggtgaaaccccgtctctactaaaaaatacaaaaaactagccgggcgaggtggcgggcacctgtagttccagctactcgggaggctgaggcaggagaatggcgtaaacccgggaggcagagcttgcagtgagctgagatccggccactgcactccagcctgggcgacagagcgagactccgtctcaaaaaaaaaaaaaaaaaaaaaaaaaaaaaaaaaaagaaagctgcccCGACTGACCACCAGTCTTCAGTCCCTGGCTACCATACTCCTCATCTGCTGACATCACCACTGAGATCAGGGAGCTGGTCACAAGACCATAAAAGGCCATTTCTGGAAcatgaagagaggaaaggagaggcagGACAGGGTGCTGCTTGGACCGCTCCTGGCAATTCTGAGACACCATTAGCAGGTGTACCAGCTCCTGCAGCTCTGACAGCCGTGTGGGCTGGGCACTGTGTTATgactgtacagatgaggaaactcaggcacAGGGAAGCTGATGGACATTCCTGAGATTGTGTAGCTAACCCATGGCAGAGCCACGTTCTGAAACCCTGACAGTGCGGTGCCAAAGTCCACCCTTAACCACTATGCTGAACttctgggaaggagggaggcagatcacctacTACCAACCTGCCTACACCCACTGTTCACGTTCTGGTGTACTTCTTCCAGCACACAGTTAACTACGTGACGACATAAACCAAGCACACATACATCTCAAATGTCAGCTATGTTTCGCGGACTGCCTGTAAAATGCAATTTATCAGTGTTTTTCCAGACATTAAATATCCATGAATCCCGTCCTGTTGTGCTTGTTcagcacttttgtttttttaaaatctggactTGACTGTTTTCAGGCAGAGCTGTTCTGTCCATCCCGCCCTGAACAGGCACTAGTCCTTATAGAGTGAAACCCATGGTGTCACACTGATGCCCTGATTCGTGACTGAATGGTGGATTCCAGGCCACAGTTTGAAAGCCTCTGAGAGGCGTCCCCAGTGCACTCCCAAGCCTCTCCCGCCTCTGAGAACAAGGGGGTAGGGCTGAGAAACTGCTGTACTCAGGGTTTCTCATTTTTATCCTGGAAGCTGCCGCAAGCCACAGGCGAGGGTGGAGGGGGAGTGACCGAGAGCAGGACAGGAAGCCATTCCACAATGAACTTGACCAGAGTGGCAGTGCAGGGGCTACCACCACCCATCCGGATGCCGGACTGCTCGGTTCAAGCCTAGCTCTGTTAGTTATCGGCTGCGCATTTCCGCAAGCCACTTGACCTGTGAGCCACAGTCCTGTCCTCTGTAAAATGCGAACAGTGATAGGTAACAGTATCTCAGCCACAGGGCTACTGCGAAAATTATATTTGGCTGTTAGAGGGGTAAGCGGCACACTGTAAGCCCCTGGGTAAGAGTTACTGAATGACAGTATTACTCTCAGACAGCCGAGAAGGGCAGTCCCTGGATATATTCCGAGACAGAAGGGAAATGATGCGAGCAGGCTcacgcaacctctgcccctcccccGCACCTTCTCTGACTCCTCCTCACCTTTTCTTCAGTGAGTTTTCTAATTTACCCGGGCAGAATGGGGTGGAAGAAAAAGAACTGCGCGTGTCCAGGCCCTGCAACCTTGAGTAAGTGAACTTTTCTGCGTTTTTGGCTCTCCCATCTGCAAAGCCAGGGTGGTACGGAGAAAACCCACGCAAATCAAACCCGGCAAAGGGGAAGCGCCTGGAGGCCAACGGGAGGAGCCTCGCAGCACCTACATCCGGACGACCAGGCCCTGGATCCCTCGGCCCGACCCGGAGCCCACCTTCTTCCCCAGGCGCGGCCCCGGCCGCCACCCCCGCCTCGAAGTCGTCGAGGCGCCGCAGCAGGTCGTGGCGCCGCAGGGAGACGAGCAGCTCGCGCAGGAGGTCGGTGTGCCCGGGCTCCAGGTCGTTCTGCTCCAGCAGTACGGAGAAGAGGTCCAGGCCGCTCTGCACGCGCTCCAGCTTGCGCTTGCCCACGCGCCCGAGGCATAGGAACTTGAGCTCGGTCAGCTCGCTGCTCGACAGGCTGGACGACACCGAGTGCAGCAGCACCAGGAACGGGTCCATGGCGGGGCCTGCAGGCGGCCGGGGCTGTGGCCTGGCCGGTGGCGCGCCCGCTGTCTTCGGCTGTCTGGCCCTGGCCACGTATCGCCGCTTGCCCAGCAGCCCAAAGTTCCACCCTCAGCCGTGCACTTCGGTGCCGGATCCCCTACCGGAAGTCGACCAAGGCGCCTTTTGGACTGTTATCTCGCGAAAACTCCGGGAACCGCGCATGCGCCCCGAGCGAAGCCGTAGCCGTTTCCGCCCTGGCTGGCGGCGCAGCGGCCGGGAGTGGCGTCTGCGCCTGCGCCCGGCGGATCGTCTCTTTTCCGGGTGGGAGGTGGGGTCTTGGGTGTCCAGAGACTGTGCAGGCGGCTCAGCTCTCTGCGGTGAGGGCGGTCGCGCCTCTGCAGAGTCCACCTGATTGCAAAGCGCAGTGCGGCCCTACTGTGTGCAGGGCAGGGTCGGGCCGGGGAGGGCGCAGCCCGAACGTCACGTGACCTCACACCTGTTAGTGACAAGCGTTACTTATGCGTTAACGTTTAGGGACAAACGTGGAAAATGCGTTCTTTGGTGCCCCTGGGGACCTCTTGTGTGTGCAGAAAACACTACTCAGAagtttatttgtgtttaaaaatgtgatttaaataaTACATGATTTCCAAAGTAACAATCTTTTATTAAATCAACATTATTGAGCGCCTACTGTGTCAGGTAGTAGGGGCTGGGGACAAATTAGCGAAGTTCGAGGGTCCCTGCGTGCCCGGAGTTTACATCATAAGTACAAAAGCAACACGCTCCAGAAGATAAGGTcgtggtgggcatggtggcttagcCTGCaatgcctgcactttgggaggctgaggcaggattgattgagcccaggagttcgagaccagcctgggtaacatagcaagaccccatctctattaaaaaaataaaaataaggaaatcatacagtatgccaGAAATTCAGAAGAGCCAGGGGAAAGGGAGTCTGTTCACGGGGTGGGCGTATGGAGGGTGGGGGGCCGGGTGGTCTGATGGGGTCTCTGTAAAGGTGCAGGTGAAGGCTGGGAGGAGCCAGGTACCTAGGTGTGGGGGGAAGAGTTGGGCACACGGAGAACAGAAGAGCAGAGCACAGGGGAGGGCTGGGGTTCCAGGAGCAGCGAGGCCGTGGGTCTGGAGGTGAGGAGGGGGTGCAGATTAGGACAGCCCTCACCAGCCAACAAGGACCCAGCTTTACtacagggtggggcagggggtgaTGCCagttgagtttgtttttttaattgagatataattcacataccatacaattcacccttttaaagttaCACTTCAGTGGTTTTCAATGTGgtcacaaggttgtgcaacccTTACTGCTGTCTAActttaggacattttcatcacacCAAGAAGAAACCTGTTAGCATttactcctcccctcccccaccaaccacgaatctcccttttttttttttttttttagacagagtctccatctatggctcaggctggagtgcagtggcaccatctgggcccactgcaacctctaccttccgagttcaaacaattctcctgcttcagcctcctgagtagctgggactataggcgtgcaccaccacacccagctaatttttgtatttttagtagagacggggcttcaccctgttggccaggcaagctttgaactcctaacctcgtaatctgcctgcctgagcctcccaaagtgctgggattacaggcttgagccaccgtgcctggccttcctttttccttattGTGATAAAATGTACATAGAATAGCATtgaccatcttaaccatttttaagtgaacaAGTCAGTGGCGTTAAGTCCATTCACATGGTCGAAATCACCACTACCACCCATCTCCAGAGCCCTCTTCATCTTGCAAAGCGGAAACTGTACTCGTTAAGTAATGCCCTATTCCCCTCCCGTAGCCCCTGGACCCCcgttctactttttgtctctatgaattcgATGACTCTAGGggcctcatgtaagtggaatcctGCAGTATTCTGTCtgtttgtgactggcttgttattattttatc
Coding sequences within:
- the FADD gene encoding FAS-associated death domain protein; the protein is MDPFLVLLHSVSSSLSSSELTELKFLCLGRVGKRKLERVQSGLDLFSVLLEQNDLEPGHTDLLRELLVSLRRHDLLRRLDDFEAGVAAGAAPGEEDLCAAFNVICDNVGKDWRRLARQLKVSDAKIDSIEDRYPRNLTERVRESLRTWKNAEKENATVACLVAALRACQMNLVADLVQEVQQARDLQNRSGAMSPMSWNSDASTSEAS